In Canis aureus isolate CA01 chromosome 12, VMU_Caureus_v.1.0, whole genome shotgun sequence, a genomic segment contains:
- the LOC144324505 gene encoding coiled-coil domain-containing protein 121-like isoform X2 — protein sequence MPYGGCSECVLVNCKPHSFISTLVPRRVQNHNRFAKDSRSSSPPYLSLINDFFKPEKLGKSEMRFKEKAVVEMTKLNNQIKQAQSQQESLMEETKQLYAEKLLVQTENKFFLEYLTNKTEEYRMQPEKLWNSYLQKSQEIEQRRRDYASKYAKQTSVFKRELLQKEKIQCNLKQQLQTLRKISLLKEKQEREIQILQDEKKKTPAETDAKKQEIQVQLLQEKALLEKQLSEPDMGQLGKRKRKELDGKAQALELEAKQYTFEFYRGIRRENRELRKKLLQQTQQCQELQATKSQLENQKQQLQLEQWYVEGLIRARQRLQRRRNWCPGQDAPRTTLTPLSTKPKINPNQFLK from the exons ATGCCTTACGGGGGTTGTAGTGAATGCGTGCTTGTAAATTGTAAGCCACATTCATTCATCTCTACCCTGGTGCCTCGCAGAGTGCAGAACCATAATag GTTTGCTAAGGACTCTAGGAGTTCCTCTCCACCGTATCTTagtttaataaatgattttttcaaGCCAGAGAAGCTAGGCAAGTCAGAGATGAGGTTTAAAGAAAAGGCAGTGGTGGAAATGACAAAGCTGAACAACCAAATAAAACAAGCTCAAAGCCAGCAAGAGTCACTAATGGAGGAAACCAAGCAGCTATATGCTGAGAAGTTACTTGTCCAGACTGAAAACAAATTCTTCCTGGAATATCTAACCAACAAAACTGAAGAGTATAGAATGCAGCCTGAAAAGCTGTGGAACAGCTATTTACAAAAAAGTCAGGAGATTGAACAAAGGAGACGAGACTATGCCTCCAAATATGCGAAACAAACTTCAGTGTTTAAAAGGGAGCTTTTGCAGAAGGAAAAGATCCAATGCAACTTAAAGCAGCAGTTGCAGACACTGAGGAAAATTTCACTGTTAAAGgagaaacaggagagagaaatcCAGATATTACAGGAcgagaaaaagaaaaccccagcTGAGACAGATGCCAAGAAACAGGAAATCCAGGTCCAGTTACTCCAGGAAAAAGCACTTCTAGAGAAACAACTGAGTGAGCCAGACATGGGGCAgttgggaaagaggaaaagaaaggagcttGACGGGAAGGCCCAGGCCTTGGAGTTGGAAGCAAAGCAGTATACTTTTGAGTTCTACCGTGGCATCAGGAGAGAGAACCGGGAGTTACGGAAGAAGTTACTGCAGCAAACTCAGCAGTGCCAGGAGTTGCAAGCTACTAAAAGCCAGTTAGAAAATCAGAAGCAGCAGCTGCAGCTGGAACAGTGGTATGTGGAGGGCTTAATCCGGGCGAGGCAACGATTGCAAAGAAGGCGTAATTGGTGCCCAGGACAGGATGCTCCAAGGACCACATTAACACCTCTGAGTACCAAACCAAAGATTAATCCAAACCAATTCCTAAAATAA
- the LOC144324505 gene encoding coiled-coil domain-containing protein 121-like isoform X1: protein MRSPRQGAPRSQMRRVRFSFRPQGAGDGAAGELAAGSYSAADEVQELRAGQAGTGAECDPGACWAAPTPVEHRTEKLRKRSARGRRVRASGAPDSSAPSLAVPLGEPHRRLGDGRSDSGSKFAKDSRSSSPPYLSLINDFFKPEKLGKSEMRFKEKAVVEMTKLNNQIKQAQSQQESLMEETKQLYAEKLLVQTENKFFLEYLTNKTEEYRMQPEKLWNSYLQKSQEIEQRRRDYASKYAKQTSVFKRELLQKEKIQCNLKQQLQTLRKISLLKEKQEREIQILQDEKKKTPAETDAKKQEIQVQLLQEKALLEKQLSEPDMGQLGKRKRKELDGKAQALELEAKQYTFEFYRGIRRENRELRKKLLQQTQQCQELQATKSQLENQKQQLQLEQWYVEGLIRARQRLQRRRNWCPGQDAPRTTLTPLSTKPKINPNQFLK, encoded by the exons ATGCGGTCCCCAAGGCAGGGCGCCCCCAGGTCGCAAATGAGGAGAGTGCGCTTCTCCTTCCGCCCCCAAGGAGCGGGGGACGGAGCCGCCGGGGAACTGGCTGCTGGGTCTTATTCGGCAGCCGACGAGGTTCAGGAGCTCAGGGCTGGACAGGCTGGGACTGGGGCGGAGTGCGACCCCGGGGCTTGCTGGGCGGCGCCGACCCCCGTGGAGCACCGAACCGAGAAACTGCGGAAACGTTCCGCAAGGGGGCGCCGCGTCCGCGCGTCGGGGGCCCCTGACTCGAGCGCTCCTTCCTTGGCGGTCCCCCTCGGTGAGCCTCACCGTCGCCTTGGAGACGGACGCTCGGATTCCGGGAGCAA GTTTGCTAAGGACTCTAGGAGTTCCTCTCCACCGTATCTTagtttaataaatgattttttcaaGCCAGAGAAGCTAGGCAAGTCAGAGATGAGGTTTAAAGAAAAGGCAGTGGTGGAAATGACAAAGCTGAACAACCAAATAAAACAAGCTCAAAGCCAGCAAGAGTCACTAATGGAGGAAACCAAGCAGCTATATGCTGAGAAGTTACTTGTCCAGACTGAAAACAAATTCTTCCTGGAATATCTAACCAACAAAACTGAAGAGTATAGAATGCAGCCTGAAAAGCTGTGGAACAGCTATTTACAAAAAAGTCAGGAGATTGAACAAAGGAGACGAGACTATGCCTCCAAATATGCGAAACAAACTTCAGTGTTTAAAAGGGAGCTTTTGCAGAAGGAAAAGATCCAATGCAACTTAAAGCAGCAGTTGCAGACACTGAGGAAAATTTCACTGTTAAAGgagaaacaggagagagaaatcCAGATATTACAGGAcgagaaaaagaaaaccccagcTGAGACAGATGCCAAGAAACAGGAAATCCAGGTCCAGTTACTCCAGGAAAAAGCACTTCTAGAGAAACAACTGAGTGAGCCAGACATGGGGCAgttgggaaagaggaaaagaaaggagcttGACGGGAAGGCCCAGGCCTTGGAGTTGGAAGCAAAGCAGTATACTTTTGAGTTCTACCGTGGCATCAGGAGAGAGAACCGGGAGTTACGGAAGAAGTTACTGCAGCAAACTCAGCAGTGCCAGGAGTTGCAAGCTACTAAAAGCCAGTTAGAAAATCAGAAGCAGCAGCTGCAGCTGGAACAGTGGTATGTGGAGGGCTTAATCCGGGCGAGGCAACGATTGCAAAGAAGGCGTAATTGGTGCCCAGGACAGGATGCTCCAAGGACCACATTAACACCTCTGAGTACCAAACCAAAGATTAATCCAAACCAATTCCTAAAATAA
- the LOC144324505 gene encoding coiled-coil domain-containing protein 121-like isoform X3 produces the protein MRFKEKAVVEMTKLNNQIKQAQSQQESLMEETKQLYAEKLLVQTENKFFLEYLTNKTEEYRMQPEKLWNSYLQKSQEIEQRRRDYASKYAKQTSVFKRELLQKEKIQCNLKQQLQTLRKISLLKEKQEREIQILQDEKKKTPAETDAKKQEIQVQLLQEKALLEKQLSEPDMGQLGKRKRKELDGKAQALELEAKQYTFEFYRGIRRENRELRKKLLQQTQQCQELQATKSQLENQKQQLQLEQWYVEGLIRARQRLQRRRNWCPGQDAPRTTLTPLSTKPKINPNQFLK, from the coding sequence ATGAGGTTTAAAGAAAAGGCAGTGGTGGAAATGACAAAGCTGAACAACCAAATAAAACAAGCTCAAAGCCAGCAAGAGTCACTAATGGAGGAAACCAAGCAGCTATATGCTGAGAAGTTACTTGTCCAGACTGAAAACAAATTCTTCCTGGAATATCTAACCAACAAAACTGAAGAGTATAGAATGCAGCCTGAAAAGCTGTGGAACAGCTATTTACAAAAAAGTCAGGAGATTGAACAAAGGAGACGAGACTATGCCTCCAAATATGCGAAACAAACTTCAGTGTTTAAAAGGGAGCTTTTGCAGAAGGAAAAGATCCAATGCAACTTAAAGCAGCAGTTGCAGACACTGAGGAAAATTTCACTGTTAAAGgagaaacaggagagagaaatcCAGATATTACAGGAcgagaaaaagaaaaccccagcTGAGACAGATGCCAAGAAACAGGAAATCCAGGTCCAGTTACTCCAGGAAAAAGCACTTCTAGAGAAACAACTGAGTGAGCCAGACATGGGGCAgttgggaaagaggaaaagaaaggagcttGACGGGAAGGCCCAGGCCTTGGAGTTGGAAGCAAAGCAGTATACTTTTGAGTTCTACCGTGGCATCAGGAGAGAGAACCGGGAGTTACGGAAGAAGTTACTGCAGCAAACTCAGCAGTGCCAGGAGTTGCAAGCTACTAAAAGCCAGTTAGAAAATCAGAAGCAGCAGCTGCAGCTGGAACAGTGGTATGTGGAGGGCTTAATCCGGGCGAGGCAACGATTGCAAAGAAGGCGTAATTGGTGCCCAGGACAGGATGCTCCAAGGACCACATTAACACCTCTGAGTACCAAACCAAAGATTAATCCAAACCAATTCCTAAAATAA